A single genomic interval of Gemmatimonas aurantiaca harbors:
- a CDS encoding cation:proton antiporter has translation MRRLVILLVLYAVMGGVFVLGGIEAGTPTLMLFGFLILGAYSVGELVKPLGIPKIVGYLVAGVLFGPPGLGYVSKPVLAELNAVSNLAIALIAFLAGAELQMSEIKARGAAIMKMVSVELVLTFASVTAVMVALRGLLPFMAQAPMSEAIAFSMLFAAVAVVHSPAVTMALLTETRANGPVARYTLGVVLVMDVAVVLIFSLVLAAARSLVPPAGDDGGVQIGAVVWEIGGSVIVGAVLGAGIAAYLRFISRELFIFGLLVALLGAEVARILHVETLLTLLVAGFVAENAGGGRGAELRHALERAAAPVFVVFFALSGAKIDPRTVLPLWTIVVPVVLVRMAGIWSGMQLGGRWARLDPSIPQRAWMGLVSQAGVAIGLATVVADVYPERGGQLRALLLATIAINETIGPILFRLGLKRAGELTEGG, from the coding sequence ATGCGTCGTCTCGTCATTCTGCTGGTGCTCTACGCCGTGATGGGTGGCGTGTTCGTGCTCGGTGGCATCGAGGCGGGCACCCCCACGCTGATGCTGTTCGGCTTCCTCATCCTCGGCGCGTACAGTGTGGGCGAGCTGGTGAAGCCGCTCGGCATTCCGAAGATCGTCGGCTATCTCGTGGCCGGTGTGCTCTTCGGTCCGCCGGGGTTGGGATATGTCTCCAAGCCGGTGCTGGCCGAACTGAACGCGGTGAGCAATCTCGCGATCGCGCTGATCGCGTTTCTTGCCGGCGCCGAGTTGCAGATGTCGGAGATCAAGGCGCGGGGCGCGGCCATCATGAAGATGGTGTCGGTGGAACTGGTGCTCACGTTCGCCTCGGTGACGGCGGTGATGGTCGCGCTGCGTGGTCTGCTGCCGTTCATGGCGCAGGCTCCCATGTCGGAGGCCATCGCGTTCTCGATGCTGTTCGCCGCGGTGGCGGTGGTGCACTCGCCGGCCGTGACGATGGCGCTGCTGACGGAAACGCGGGCGAATGGTCCGGTGGCGCGCTACACCCTGGGTGTGGTGCTGGTGATGGACGTGGCGGTGGTGCTGATCTTCTCGCTCGTGCTCGCGGCCGCGCGTTCGCTGGTGCCACCGGCGGGCGACGATGGTGGTGTGCAGATCGGCGCCGTGGTGTGGGAGATCGGCGGATCGGTGATCGTGGGCGCGGTGCTCGGCGCAGGCATCGCGGCGTATCTGCGATTCATCAGCCGCGAGCTGTTCATCTTCGGCCTGCTGGTGGCGCTGCTCGGGGCGGAGGTCGCGCGCATCCTGCACGTGGAGACGCTGCTCACGCTACTGGTGGCTGGCTTCGTGGCGGAGAATGCCGGTGGCGGGCGCGGTGCGGAGTTGCGTCACGCGCTCGAACGTGCCGCGGCGCCGGTGTTCGTGGTGTTCTTTGCGCTGTCGGGGGCAAAGATCGATCCACGCACGGTCCTGCCGTTGTGGACGATCGTGGTGCCGGTGGTGCTGGTGCGCATGGCCGGCATCTGGTCGGGCATGCAACTGGGTGGCCGGTGGGCGAGACTGGATCCCTCGATTCCGCAGCGCGCGTGGATGGGATTGGTCTCGCAGGCCGGGGTGGCGATCGGACTCGCCACAGTGGTGGCCGATGTCTATCCGGAGCGAGGGGGGCAATTGCGTGCGCTGCTGCTGGCGACGATTGCCATCAACGAGACGATTGGCCCGATTCTATTCCGTCTCGGCCTCAAGCGAGCGGGCGAGCTGACCGAAGGGGGCTGA
- the nhaA gene encoding Na+/H+ antiporter NhaA → MNSATNDGFITTEAPKPSQSISGLLLLAATIAAMIWANSSAGDSYHAVWELPIAGMSLHHVINDALMALFFLMVGLEIKYELQDGALTSIRQAALPIVGAIGGMLVPATIYTAIALGTPAASGWGIPMATDIAFALGIMALLGDRVPAGLRIFLAALAIADDIGAVLVIGLFYTSTVSTAALAAVIVIMGALMLCNKRGVHSPWPYVLLGVVLWVAVYRSGVHASIAGVLLAFTIPARGASSVEHQIEHALQFPVSYGIIPLFALANAGVVIPDNLSALATAPATLATASGLLIGKPLGISGAAWLAVRMRWASLPAGATWYGLFGVSMLGGIGFTMSLFVAALAFGSSTHLDAAKLGVLGGSLCAGVIGATLLALRGASRDGHGSDNGKNNRTITPTPP, encoded by the coding sequence ATGAACTCAGCCACGAACGACGGCTTCATCACCACCGAGGCGCCCAAGCCCAGTCAGTCCATCAGCGGACTGCTGCTCCTGGCCGCGACGATCGCGGCGATGATCTGGGCCAACTCCTCCGCCGGTGACTCGTATCACGCGGTATGGGAACTCCCCATTGCCGGCATGTCGCTGCATCACGTCATCAACGACGCGCTGATGGCGTTGTTCTTCCTGATGGTGGGGCTGGAGATCAAGTACGAGCTGCAGGACGGCGCCCTCACGTCCATCCGGCAGGCCGCATTGCCCATCGTCGGCGCCATCGGCGGCATGCTCGTCCCCGCCACGATCTACACGGCCATCGCGCTGGGCACCCCCGCCGCATCCGGCTGGGGCATTCCCATGGCCACGGACATCGCGTTTGCGCTGGGCATCATGGCGCTGCTTGGCGACCGGGTTCCGGCGGGGCTTCGCATTTTCCTGGCCGCACTGGCCATTGCCGACGACATCGGCGCCGTACTCGTCATCGGACTGTTTTATACGTCCACCGTCTCCACCGCCGCCCTCGCCGCCGTGATCGTGATCATGGGGGCTTTGATGTTGTGCAACAAACGCGGGGTGCACAGTCCCTGGCCTTATGTCCTGCTCGGGGTCGTGTTGTGGGTGGCCGTCTATCGTTCCGGCGTGCATGCCAGCATAGCCGGCGTGCTGCTGGCGTTCACCATTCCCGCACGCGGCGCCAGCAGCGTGGAGCATCAGATCGAGCATGCCCTGCAGTTCCCGGTCAGCTACGGCATCATTCCCCTGTTCGCGCTCGCCAACGCGGGCGTCGTCATCCCCGACAATCTGAGTGCGCTGGCCACCGCGCCAGCCACGCTGGCCACGGCCAGTGGTCTGCTCATCGGCAAGCCGCTGGGCATCTCCGGCGCCGCCTGGCTGGCCGTGCGCATGCGCTGGGCATCGCTGCCCGCCGGCGCGACGTGGTACGGGTTGTTCGGTGTCTCCATGCTCGGCGGCATCGGCTTCACCATGTCGCTGTTCGTGGCCGCCCTGGCATTCGGCAGCAGCACGCATCTCGATGCCGCCAAACTGGGCGTGCTCGGTGGATCGCTCTGCGCCGGCGTGATCGGCGCGACGCTGCTCGCGCTGCGCGGAGCGTCGCGCGATGGCCATGGCAGTGACAACGGCAAGAACAATCGCACCATCACCCCGACCCCACCCTGA
- a CDS encoding HAD hydrolase family protein, which translates to MTTLERATGATSRPLLIVSDVDGTLIDERGQLPCAPHELRAHLSALGAARGAPVQVALASSRTMRELTVLQRALGLYGPCIAEDGALLGIDVETMTPDDRLAITNAGRRRLAIEQFAADVSALEALMQDVPAFHRADVRQLDVPEWRALGFRTPASVRRALAARRNSILLDPEVLDVDALQVLRDKAARHALQLRRGGRWLTLTAAHGKGAALRALRHKLRQHGVPPLLAAIGNEENDISLLAEADLRFVIRNPHRGPLGSLASLPGAIVLSPEGPGGWIDMLNRLHQVAA; encoded by the coding sequence ATGACCACACTCGAACGCGCGACGGGCGCGACTTCCCGGCCACTGCTCATCGTGAGCGATGTCGATGGCACGCTCATCGACGAACGCGGGCAATTGCCCTGCGCACCGCACGAACTGCGTGCACATCTCTCCGCACTGGGCGCGGCCCGCGGCGCGCCGGTGCAGGTGGCGCTGGCATCGAGCCGCACCATGCGCGAACTCACCGTGCTGCAACGCGCACTGGGGCTCTATGGTCCCTGCATCGCCGAGGACGGCGCATTGCTCGGCATCGATGTGGAAACAATGACACCGGACGACCGGCTTGCAATCACGAATGCGGGGCGCCGACGACTCGCCATCGAACAGTTCGCCGCCGATGTATCGGCGCTCGAAGCGCTCATGCAGGACGTCCCGGCGTTTCATCGCGCCGATGTGCGGCAGCTCGATGTGCCAGAATGGCGCGCATTGGGATTTCGCACGCCGGCATCCGTGCGGCGTGCACTCGCCGCGAGACGGAACAGCATTCTGCTCGACCCCGAGGTTCTTGACGTGGATGCTTTGCAAGTGCTACGTGACAAGGCTGCCCGGCATGCGCTGCAACTGCGACGCGGCGGACGTTGGCTCACGCTCACGGCAGCACATGGGAAAGGCGCCGCGCTTCGTGCGCTGCGGCACAAACTCCGGCAGCACGGGGTACCACCCCTGCTTGCGGCCATTGGCAACGAGGAGAATGACATCTCGTTGCTTGCTGAAGCCGATCTGCGCTTCGTGATACGCAACCCGCACCGTGGTCCTCTCGGATCATTGGCGTCGCTGCCCGGCGCCATCGTGTTGAGTCCGGAAGGACCAGGAGGATGGATCGATATGCTGAACCGCCTGCACCAGGTCGCCGCGTGA
- a CDS encoding HipA family kinase produces MPTIRTDLAHCVATRVIRRERKGSSSPVVAETTDGARFVKLHGASQGTAPLVAEIIVGELADAIGLSVPERSFVELPTGIPSDDQNDELRDLLDRSMGTNLGFALLEGGRDLTASEFGSANLVTAARVLWLDILVQNLDRTPRNANLMMRRGTIWLIDHGACLPFQHDWSSVTESHPGRGYDIEGHVFGWASPVLGDVHAQCAPLLTREVLRAAAQPVPDAWIGGDATRRREGFAAFLWKRLVAMERSFNAPEGA; encoded by the coding sequence ATGCCGACCATCAGAACTGATCTCGCACACTGCGTGGCCACACGCGTGATCCGCCGGGAACGCAAAGGGTCTTCGTCTCCGGTGGTGGCGGAAACCACCGACGGCGCCCGTTTCGTGAAGCTGCACGGTGCTTCACAGGGCACCGCGCCGCTGGTGGCCGAGATCATCGTGGGCGAACTGGCGGACGCGATCGGATTGTCGGTGCCGGAGCGGAGTTTCGTGGAGTTGCCCACGGGAATCCCGAGCGATGATCAGAACGACGAACTGCGCGATCTGCTCGATCGCAGCATGGGCACGAATCTCGGATTCGCCCTGCTGGAGGGAGGGCGCGATCTCACGGCCAGTGAATTCGGCTCGGCGAATCTCGTCACCGCCGCGCGTGTGCTCTGGCTGGACATCCTCGTGCAGAACCTCGACCGCACGCCGCGCAACGCCAATCTCATGATGCGTCGCGGCACGATCTGGCTCATCGATCATGGGGCGTGTCTGCCGTTCCAGCACGATTGGTCGAGCGTCACGGAGTCGCACCCTGGGCGCGGATACGACATCGAAGGACATGTCTTCGGGTGGGCCTCACCCGTGTTGGGCGATGTCCATGCGCAGTGTGCGCCGCTGCTGACGCGCGAAGTGCTGCGTGCCGCGGCGCAGCCGGTCCCCGACGCCTGGATCGGTGGGGATGCCACGCGTCGCCGCGAGGGATTCGCGGCGTTTCTGTGGAAGCGGCTGGTGGCGATGGAACGGTCGTTCAACGCTCCCGAAGGCGCGTGA
- a CDS encoding S41 family peptidase encodes MPVSLRSRALWLIPLIAGGLAAAFGGGVWFERHQAAARDEWSDARLLSQAIDSVRVNALDSLPSDELIRRAVAGMLRELHDPYAALLRGEGVQQYRGSLLGEGRGLGLTLRRQDNGASIIRVAHNSPAYAAGLRAGDRILLVDSVPVREGWGKQRDSTEEVPSRHVVTVWRAPLGDTSTVTLHRTTWHMSAVAEQGLLSDSVGYVRLSTMTARSASELEQAVEELVDRGARALVLDLRGNGGGLFEEGVKAAGLFLPRGAVVASLAGRGGAAPQPHRAPTSRWPSLPLTVLVDAGTASAAEVTAAALRDYRRALLVGVPTYGKGVVQRVVTLSKELSLRLTTARWLTPKGEALERRQGKGAEARGGIEPDVLLDDAVRRDLTSPPTTWNGTSTALVNRLADSLAIHALKESWAITPLAMLEARMRVALAQMVPRDVSDPVARTEWVTVGTRMAVLRVLEAEQATEQMLRYAVRSDAALRAGLDVLTPGADVSHVVPAPLPALLGRRVLEVP; translated from the coding sequence ATGCCCGTTTCGCTCCGCTCCCGTGCGCTCTGGCTCATTCCGCTGATTGCGGGTGGACTGGCCGCGGCATTTGGTGGCGGCGTGTGGTTCGAGCGCCATCAGGCGGCGGCACGTGACGAATGGTCGGATGCGCGTCTGTTGTCGCAGGCCATCGATTCGGTGCGCGTGAATGCGCTCGACTCGCTGCCGAGCGACGAATTGATCCGGCGTGCGGTGGCGGGGATGCTGCGCGAATTGCACGACCCCTATGCCGCACTGCTGCGGGGGGAGGGTGTGCAGCAGTATCGCGGATCGCTGCTGGGTGAAGGGCGTGGGCTCGGACTCACGCTGCGTCGTCAGGACAATGGGGCCAGCATCATTCGCGTGGCGCACAATTCGCCTGCGTACGCGGCGGGGCTGCGCGCCGGCGACCGCATCCTGCTGGTGGACAGCGTACCCGTGCGCGAGGGGTGGGGCAAGCAGCGCGACAGCACCGAAGAGGTGCCCTCGCGTCATGTGGTGACGGTGTGGCGGGCGCCGCTGGGGGACACCAGTACGGTGACGCTGCATCGGACCACCTGGCACATGTCCGCCGTAGCGGAACAGGGGCTGCTCTCCGATTCGGTCGGGTATGTGCGGTTGTCCACGATGACGGCGCGTTCGGCGTCGGAGCTCGAACAGGCGGTGGAGGAGCTGGTCGATCGGGGAGCCCGTGCGCTGGTGCTCGACCTGCGCGGCAACGGCGGCGGCCTGTTCGAGGAGGGTGTGAAGGCGGCCGGGTTGTTCCTGCCGCGCGGCGCGGTAGTGGCGTCACTGGCGGGACGCGGCGGCGCGGCGCCACAGCCGCATCGGGCGCCCACATCGCGCTGGCCGTCGCTGCCGCTCACCGTCCTCGTGGACGCGGGGACGGCGAGTGCCGCCGAGGTGACCGCCGCGGCGCTGCGTGACTACCGGCGTGCGTTGCTGGTGGGCGTGCCCACGTACGGGAAAGGTGTGGTGCAGCGCGTGGTGACGTTGTCGAAGGAGTTGTCGCTGCGATTGACCACGGCACGCTGGCTCACGCCCAAAGGCGAAGCGCTCGAACGGCGTCAGGGCAAGGGCGCGGAGGCGCGTGGCGGCATCGAACCCGATGTGCTGCTCGACGATGCGGTGCGGCGTGACCTCACCAGCCCACCGACCACCTGGAATGGCACGTCGACGGCGCTGGTGAATCGCCTCGCGGATTCCCTGGCCATTCACGCGCTGAAAGAATCCTGGGCCATCACGCCGCTGGCGATGCTGGAAGCGCGCATGCGGGTGGCCCTGGCGCAGATGGTGCCTCGTGACGTGTCCGATCCGGTGGCCCGCACCGAGTGGGTCACGGTGGGCACCCGCATGGCGGTCCTGCGTGTGCTCGAAGCCGAACAGGCCACCGAGCAGATGCTGCGTTATGCCGTGCGGAGCGATGCGGCGTTGCGGGCGGGTCTCGATGTGCTGACTCCCGGCGCGGATGTGTCGCATGTGGTTCCGGCGCCGTTGCCTGCCTTGCTCGGGCGACGCGTGCTGGAGGTGCCTTGA
- a CDS encoding class I SAM-dependent methyltransferase, which translates to MEETKRYDRAYFDKWYRHPQHRVKSPAELARQVAFVLGTAEFVLGRPVRSVLDVGCGEGQWRGALLEHRPRLHYVGVDPSAYAVQRYGPRRHLLLGGIESLDTLPLRESYDLVVCCGMLNYLSAAQLTNGLPQVTRRTGGMAYLELFAREDRFEGDTEWPTPKPAAWYREALRAAALTAIGMQCHVPTRDADRVSALERL; encoded by the coding sequence GTGGAGGAGACCAAGCGGTACGATCGTGCGTACTTCGACAAATGGTACCGGCATCCGCAGCATCGTGTGAAATCGCCGGCCGAGTTGGCGCGGCAGGTGGCGTTCGTGCTCGGCACGGCGGAGTTCGTTCTGGGACGACCGGTGCGATCGGTGCTGGACGTGGGGTGTGGCGAGGGACAATGGCGGGGTGCGCTGCTCGAACATCGTCCCCGATTGCACTATGTCGGAGTCGATCCCAGCGCCTATGCCGTGCAGCGATATGGCCCGCGGCGTCATCTGTTGCTGGGCGGGATCGAATCGCTCGATACGCTGCCACTGCGCGAGTCGTACGATCTCGTGGTATGCTGTGGCATGCTCAACTATCTCTCCGCGGCGCAGCTCACGAACGGACTGCCACAGGTGACGCGGCGAACGGGCGGCATGGCCTATCTCGAACTGTTCGCGCGTGAGGACCGCTTCGAGGGCGACACCGAGTGGCCGACGCCAAAACCGGCGGCGTGGTATCGCGAGGCGCTACGGGCGGCCGCCCTGACGGCCATCGGGATGCAGTGTCATGTGCCGACACGCGACGCCGACCGGGTGTCGGCGCTGGAACGGCTCTGA
- the epsC gene encoding serine O-acetyltransferase EpsC: MPGTTTAPTSATWRTFLDTLRDERRECGAPRPLRALAEEFALRALALMFPQFAPPSRLSVESVDEEAAHLEALLRAAITPLMSEADPVVVSMLDRLPAVRAMLLEDAQAITSGDPAAASIEEVIIAYPGFLATAVHRLSHELYLREVPLFPRVLSEWAHRETGIDIHPGARIGAAFAIDHGTGVVIGETSEIGDRVRIYQGVTLGALAVSKKLQNRKRHPTIGNDVVIYANATILGGMTLVGDRSVIGGNVWLTSSVPERSVVQFTSRVEPRPTPDPDGNDDGIEFHI, translated from the coding sequence ATGCCTGGCACCACGACCGCACCAACCTCCGCCACCTGGCGCACTTTTCTCGATACGCTGCGCGACGAGCGTCGGGAATGTGGTGCGCCCCGTCCCCTGCGCGCGCTGGCGGAGGAATTCGCGCTGCGGGCGCTGGCGCTGATGTTCCCGCAGTTCGCGCCGCCCTCGCGGTTGAGCGTCGAAAGTGTGGACGAGGAAGCGGCGCATCTGGAAGCGTTGCTGCGTGCGGCGATCACGCCGCTGATGTCCGAGGCGGACCCGGTCGTCGTGTCGATGCTCGATCGATTGCCGGCGGTGCGGGCGATGCTGCTGGAGGATGCGCAGGCCATCACCAGCGGCGATCCGGCGGCGGCGAGCATCGAGGAGGTGATCATCGCCTATCCGGGTTTTCTGGCCACGGCGGTGCATCGGTTGTCGCACGAGCTGTATCTGCGGGAGGTACCGCTGTTCCCGCGCGTACTGTCGGAGTGGGCGCACCGTGAAACGGGGATCGACATCCATCCGGGCGCGCGCATCGGTGCGGCGTTTGCCATCGACCACGGCACGGGCGTGGTGATCGGCGAGACGAGTGAAATCGGCGATCGGGTGCGCATCTACCAGGGCGTCACGCTGGGCGCGCTGGCGGTGAGCAAGAAGCTGCAGAACCGCAAGCGTCATCCCACCATCGGCAACGATGTGGTGATCTACGCCAACGCGACCATCCTGGGCGGCATGACGCTGGTGGGGGATCGTTCGGTGATCGGCGGCAACGTGTGGCTGACCTCGTCGGTGCCCGAGCGCTCGGTGGTGCAGTTCACGAGCCGCGTAGAGCCGCGTCCGACGCCCGATCCCGACGGGAACGACGATGGGATCGAGTTTCACATCTAG
- the rmuC gene encoding DNA recombination protein RmuC, translating to MDSFPSELATLIAAPLIGVLAGGTAVWLVARRIARAEVARARSEAMQESESRARATEMALREQLARHEVEAEITTRNGNVADLLMPIRETLTRYDAALTQLGQAQARVAGQIGERLDAVTLAGESLRHETQQLSQALRAPSVRGQWGELQLRRVCELAGMLAYCDFEPQVTVRGEHGVQRPDLLVRLPGERRLIVDAKAPLTAYLEAMAATDERTRSARLAAHAMQVRSHVQQLAARKYWAQFDDAPDFVVLFLPGEAFFAAALDADPSLLESALEERVLLATPTTLIALLKAAAYGWRQERVADDAAEVAALGRELHERLAVFDEQLAELGRGLQRAVQSYNRALGSLERRVLVSARKLGAMSGVSTTPEALLDSPPLLDITVRGSDDERLHERHEERTDTWTHTGNNGLHDERHADHQN from the coding sequence ATGGACTCTTTCCCGTCTGAACTGGCGACACTGATCGCCGCACCGCTCATCGGCGTGCTGGCCGGCGGTACGGCCGTGTGGCTCGTGGCGCGCCGTATCGCACGGGCCGAGGTGGCGCGGGCACGCAGCGAAGCGATGCAGGAAAGCGAGTCCCGGGCGCGGGCCACCGAGATGGCCCTGCGCGAACAGCTGGCCAGACACGAAGTCGAAGCGGAGATCACGACACGAAACGGCAACGTGGCGGATCTGCTCATGCCCATCCGCGAAACGCTCACGCGATACGATGCGGCCCTCACACAACTCGGACAGGCGCAGGCACGCGTGGCCGGCCAGATCGGGGAACGGCTCGATGCGGTGACGCTCGCCGGGGAATCGTTGCGCCACGAGACGCAGCAGCTGTCGCAGGCACTGCGTGCACCATCGGTGCGGGGGCAGTGGGGAGAGCTGCAACTGCGTCGGGTGTGTGAACTGGCGGGCATGCTGGCCTACTGCGATTTCGAGCCGCAGGTCACGGTGCGTGGTGAACACGGCGTACAACGCCCCGATCTGCTGGTGCGGTTGCCCGGCGAGCGTCGGTTGATCGTGGATGCCAAGGCGCCACTCACGGCGTATCTCGAGGCCATGGCGGCCACCGACGAACGCACACGCTCGGCGCGTCTCGCGGCCCACGCGATGCAGGTGCGGAGTCATGTGCAGCAGCTGGCGGCCAGGAAGTACTGGGCCCAGTTCGACGATGCGCCCGATTTTGTCGTACTCTTTCTTCCCGGCGAAGCATTCTTCGCGGCGGCGCTCGACGCCGATCCGTCGCTGCTCGAATCCGCGCTCGAGGAACGTGTGCTGCTGGCCACTCCCACCACACTCATCGCACTGCTCAAGGCGGCGGCCTACGGATGGCGACAGGAGCGGGTGGCCGATGACGCGGCGGAAGTGGCGGCGCTGGGACGGGAATTGCACGAACGACTGGCGGTCTTTGACGAGCAGCTCGCCGAACTGGGGCGCGGACTGCAACGCGCCGTGCAGTCGTACAATCGCGCGCTGGGCAGCCTCGAACGCCGGGTGCTGGTGAGTGCGCGCAAACTGGGGGCGATGAGCGGTGTGAGCACCACACCGGAAGCGCTGCTCGATTCACCGCCCCTGCTGGATATCACCGTGCGCGGCAGCGATGATGAGCGTCTCCATGAGCGTCACGAGGAACGGACCGATACATGGACGCATACAGGGAACAACGGGCTTCACGATGAACGGCATGCCGACCATCAGAACTGA
- the cysK gene encoding cysteine synthase A, producing MRVSNILETIGRTPHVRLQRLFGDAEVWLKLERANPGGSIKDRIALAMIEDAERQGLLGPGSVIIEPTSGNTGIGLAMVAAVKGYHLILVMPESMSIERRRIMAAYGASFDLTPREQGMKGAIARAQELVASTPRAWMPQQFDNPANVRSHADTTAREILEDFPEGIDYLITGVGTGGHITGVSEVLKRQWPTLRTLAVEPAKSAVIGGGAPSPHRIQGIGAGFIPGNLHTDTLDGTIAVSEEDAYRFAQRAAREEGIFVGISSGAALAAVAQTLPSLAAGARVLTFCYDTGERYLSIDGLFPV from the coding sequence ATGCGCGTCTCGAACATTCTGGAAACGATCGGTCGCACGCCGCACGTGCGGTTGCAGCGACTCTTTGGCGATGCGGAGGTGTGGCTGAAGCTCGAACGCGCCAATCCGGGTGGCAGCATCAAGGATCGTATCGCCCTGGCGATGATCGAGGATGCGGAGCGCCAGGGGTTGCTCGGGCCGGGCAGTGTGATCATCGAGCCCACGTCGGGCAATACCGGCATCGGGCTCGCGATGGTGGCGGCGGTGAAGGGATACCATCTCATTCTCGTGATGCCCGAATCGATGTCGATCGAACGGCGACGCATCATGGCGGCCTACGGTGCGTCGTTCGATCTCACGCCACGCGAGCAGGGCATGAAGGGCGCGATTGCCCGGGCACAGGAACTGGTGGCGTCCACCCCCCGCGCCTGGATGCCGCAGCAATTCGACAATCCGGCCAACGTGCGGAGTCATGCCGACACCACCGCGCGTGAGATCCTCGAGGATTTCCCCGAAGGCATCGACTATCTCATCACCGGCGTCGGCACCGGCGGGCATATCACGGGCGTGAGTGAGGTGCTCAAGCGGCAGTGGCCGACGCTCAGGACGCTGGCGGTGGAACCGGCCAAGTCGGCGGTGATCGGCGGCGGTGCCCCGAGTCCGCATCGCATCCAGGGCATCGGCGCGGGCTTCATTCCCGGCAACCTGCACACCGACACGCTCGACGGCACGATCGCGGTGAGCGAAGAAGACGCCTATCGGTTCGCGCAGCGTGCGGCGCGTGAAGAGGGCATCTTCGTGGGCATCTCGAGCGGGGCGGCACTGGCGGCCGTTGCCCAGACGTTGCCTTCGCTTGCGGCAGGCGCCCGTGTGCTCACGTTCTGCTACGATACCGGCGAGCGATATCTGTCGATCGATGGACTCTTTCCCGTCTGA
- a CDS encoding glycosyltransferase family A protein, with translation MTAPMRPNARAAHEPPRWTFSLLTIPSRVEFLGRLLESLASLPAQPAFEVVVVHNSVSEEEPLAIEARIRALAPTLPIRVYVNSTDPTIGGGRRVQLAVCRTPLVAFVDDDLTLHGDILAGIERVLREKPLGIVGLPSFEEDTDVRFKPRESTPYVDLDGIRYMPVQGMLVAGYRRLFTDIGGFNPRRQFWGEWTEFNLRMWRHGFPTGYLLDRGFLRHWHRAPESPTRNMSGREKHVLWGLMCTALEYDAVSINDATDAFWRLAQDRYLAYSFGEQLTPKQLLASVLELMPRLSREWPAMHAFSDETRRHPFQFKPFEPLTEDDVRRVLAYANEEIDGYRVVLGEEPPALPAVQTGWLRRIGRAVLGRRARAMN, from the coding sequence GTGACGGCGCCAATGCGCCCCAATGCGCGTGCGGCTCATGAACCGCCGCGCTGGACGTTCTCGCTGCTCACGATTCCCTCCCGCGTCGAGTTTCTCGGTCGTCTGCTGGAATCCCTCGCCTCGTTGCCGGCACAGCCGGCTTTCGAGGTCGTCGTGGTGCACAACAGCGTCTCCGAGGAGGAGCCGCTGGCCATCGAGGCCCGCATCCGGGCGCTCGCGCCCACGTTGCCCATCCGGGTGTACGTCAATTCCACCGATCCTACCATCGGTGGTGGACGTCGTGTGCAGTTGGCCGTCTGCCGCACGCCGCTCGTGGCGTTCGTCGACGACGACCTCACGCTGCACGGGGACATCCTCGCGGGCATCGAACGTGTGCTGCGCGAAAAGCCTCTGGGCATCGTCGGTCTTCCGTCGTTCGAGGAAGACACCGACGTGCGTTTCAAGCCGCGCGAGTCCACACCGTACGTCGATCTCGACGGCATCCGGTACATGCCCGTCCAGGGCATGCTCGTGGCGGGATATCGTCGTCTCTTCACCGACATCGGCGGTTTCAATCCGCGCCGCCAGTTCTGGGGCGAGTGGACGGAGTTCAACCTCCGCATGTGGCGACATGGATTCCCCACGGGCTATCTGCTCGACCGGGGATTCCTGCGTCACTGGCACCGGGCGCCCGAGTCCCCCACGCGCAACATGTCGGGACGCGAAAAGCATGTGTTGTGGGGACTCATGTGCACCGCGCTCGAATACGATGCGGTGAGCATCAACGATGCCACCGACGCCTTCTGGCGTCTCGCGCAGGACCGGTATCTGGCCTATTCGTTCGGCGAGCAGCTCACGCCCAAACAACTGCTCGCGAGTGTGCTCGAACTCATGCCGCGGCTTTCACGCGAGTGGCCGGCCATGCATGCGTTTTCCGACGAAACACGCCGGCATCCGTTCCAGTTCAAGCCGTTCGAACCGCTGACGGAAGACGATGTCCGTCGGGTTCTGGCCTACGCGAACGAAGAGATCGACGGCTATCGCGTGGTGTTGGGTGAGGAACCCCCTGCCCTCCCCGCCGTGCAAACCGGATGGTTACGACGGATCGGGCGCGCCGTACTCGGCCGACGCGCCCGAGCGATGAATTGA